Proteins from one Mercurialis annua linkage group LG7, ddMerAnnu1.2, whole genome shotgun sequence genomic window:
- the LOC126657776 gene encoding uncharacterized protein LOC126657776, whose amino-acid sequence MFTRIKQLQTLSRASTNQFRFVRTDAGPNGRRSNRSQTFAAKKPVEKSEWWVVDGEMHEIGDHVPPRERFVIPRDNVPNRRRKQLREQFMRRTRLLLKDSEHEPWCKRYMELYQELRENWERLYWDEGFSKKIAQDHANYESAEDDDQDFNPHRSRRPEQMQMKDQGFGRKRQDDTWEKVNQIRDKFEFDREKRMQEKAFAPMNRGMPMELPDRNMRNRPFDTQRYFTEERDSGED is encoded by the exons ATGTTTACACGCATAAAACAACTCCAGACCTTAAGCCGCGCTTCTACCAACCAGTTCCGCTTCGTGAGAACCGACGCCGGTCCAAATGGGCGGCGGTCTAATAGGTCTCAAACATTTGCCGCTAAAAAACCAGTCGAGAAATCGGAGTGGTGGGTAGTAGACGGAGAGATGCACGAGATTGGAGATCACGTGCCTCCGCGCGAGCGTTTTGTTATCCCAAGAGATAACGTCCCCAACAGACGCCGCAAGCAGCTCAGAGAGCAGTTCATGCGCCGAACTCGCCTCCTTCTCAAGGATTCG GAGCATGAGCCTTGGTGCAAAAGATATATGGAACTATATCAGGAACTGAGGGAGAATTGGGAAAGGCTGTATTGGGACGAGGGATTCTCTAAAAAGATTGCTCAGGATCATGCAAACTATGAGTCTGCTGAGGACGATGATCAAGATTTTAACCCTCATAG GAGCAGGAGACCCGAGCAAATGCAGATGAAG GATCAAGGTTTTGGGAGAAAAAGGCAAGATGATACATGGGAAAAGGTCAACCAAATTAGGgacaaatttgaatttgataGAGAGAAGAGAATGCAGGAGAAAG CATTTGCACCAATGAACAGAGGAATGCCTATGGAATTACCTGATCGGAATATGCGGAACCGGCCATTTGATACCCAAAGATACTTCACGGAAGAAAGGGACTCCGGGGAGGACtga